In Thermogemmatispora onikobensis, a genomic segment contains:
- a CDS encoding GntR family transcriptional regulator: MAEPRYRAASKSSPVPMHFQVERDMRERILNGTWKPGQQLPGEMELCNLYGVSRTTVRQALAVLVDEGLIVRERGRGSFVRDLTITAGARGLTSFSDEMAARGMHAGARVLSIGLEPSTPDMAQRLHLAAGESVVVIRRVRYANDTPIGIQTAYLPAARFPGLERADLNERSLYQYLEERYGVVPAEAVEIFAMTSISGQQAQLLQVSEGACGFHVERLTFDEAKQPFEFVVSILRGDRYRVQLFLRASRRQR, encoded by the coding sequence ATGGCGGAGCCTCGCTATCGAGCGGCATCCAAAAGCAGCCCGGTGCCCATGCACTTCCAGGTCGAGCGAGACATGCGCGAGCGCATCCTCAATGGCACCTGGAAACCGGGGCAGCAACTTCCAGGAGAGATGGAGCTATGCAACCTCTACGGAGTCAGCCGTACCACGGTCCGTCAGGCTCTAGCGGTGCTGGTCGACGAGGGGCTGATCGTACGAGAGCGAGGGCGTGGCTCCTTTGTCCGTGATCTCACCATTACGGCGGGTGCCCGTGGGCTGACCTCCTTTAGCGATGAAATGGCCGCCCGAGGCATGCACGCTGGCGCTCGTGTGCTGAGCATTGGTCTGGAGCCTTCCACTCCCGACATGGCCCAGCGCCTGCATCTGGCTGCTGGCGAGAGCGTCGTCGTCATCCGCCGCGTGCGCTACGCCAACGACACCCCGATCGGCATTCAGACCGCCTATTTACCGGCTGCGCGCTTTCCCGGGCTAGAGCGGGCCGACCTCAACGAGCGCTCGCTCTACCAGTATCTGGAAGAGCGCTACGGTGTTGTGCCAGCTGAGGCCGTCGAAATCTTCGCGATGACCAGCATCAGCGGCCAGCAAGCGCAGCTGCTGCAGGTCAGCGAGGGGGCCTGTGGCTTCCACGTCGAGCGTCTGACCTTCGATGAAGCCAAGCAACCCTTTGAATTTGTCGTCTCGATCCTGCGCGGTGACCGCTATCGAGTCCAGCTCTTTCTGCGGGCTTCGCGCAGGCAGCGCTAG
- a CDS encoding sugar isomerase domain-containing protein: MHQEVPYLSAVAHTIDKLQEQSEQIRLVAERAADVIAAHHWVRLFGSGHSVLPVQDCFPRYGGYVGFYPMMDPRLMWTAVSGPGGAEELLWLERQEDYIRIFLRHTRWDPADMLIVISHGGQNAAPVEMALAAKAAGLYVVAITSEENHRYRPATHSSGKKLGDIADVVLFNGVPSEDAVVAVPGVAGKVGGLSTLAAIALVQAIVSETALALARRGYLVRPFASPNTEGISPRNNEEVYEEFRRRLYGA, encoded by the coding sequence ATGCACCAGGAAGTACCCTATCTTTCAGCAGTCGCCCACACCATTGACAAGCTTCAAGAGCAGAGCGAACAGATCCGCCTGGTCGCCGAACGCGCCGCCGACGTGATTGCCGCTCATCACTGGGTGCGCCTCTTTGGCAGCGGGCATTCTGTGCTGCCTGTACAGGACTGCTTCCCGCGCTATGGCGGCTATGTCGGTTTCTACCCGATGATGGACCCGCGGCTGATGTGGACCGCTGTCAGCGGGCCAGGTGGGGCAGAAGAGCTGCTCTGGCTGGAGCGTCAGGAAGACTACATACGCATCTTCTTGCGTCACACACGCTGGGACCCTGCCGACATGCTGATCGTCATCTCGCACGGCGGGCAGAATGCAGCGCCGGTAGAGATGGCCCTGGCGGCCAAGGCGGCGGGCCTCTACGTAGTAGCGATCACTTCCGAGGAGAACCATCGCTATCGGCCTGCCACTCACTCTAGCGGGAAGAAGCTCGGGGACATAGCCGATGTCGTGCTCTTCAACGGGGTCCCCTCAGAGGATGCCGTTGTCGCGGTCCCGGGGGTAGCGGGCAAAGTAGGCGGCCTCTCGACGCTGGCCGCGATCGCCCTGGTGCAGGCCATCGTCTCCGAAACGGCCCTGGCCCTCGCCCGCCGCGGCTACCTGGTCCGGCCCTTCGCCTCTCCCAACACCGAGGGCATCAGTCCCCGCAACAACGAGGAGGTCTACGAAGAATTTCGTCGTCGTTTGTACGGCGCTTGA
- a CDS encoding ATP-binding protein: MKKQHDDSNNSLWPFEELPPAKPAQTQRHRNGAPAEGAAKRIEEKEDGRGGGEETIKPFPREVFARLAEDAEHAGGEWQERDYGPGYVGQTLFDTPASEDNTVTVVLPQANIGKVPAQAPVRIESTDGRSYLGIVVRGPFAEPDGIRGDSPIVVTTSVYGTVFLPDYHGRVQVQLLGEELGGKGGQLVPQRFRPLPKSPVYVLTSEEMARVLKLDGEIELGLAIGHEELVVRVPARRKSLWCRHVGILGTTGGGKSTTVSGLVSQLQCQGFATILIDTEGEYTTIDEPTDDATMLAALERRRKQPAGVGQVTIYHLVGRRTANPQPKQATVQPFCLLFEQLSPYLVCELLEMTEAQQERYLRAYDITKQILHELKISPRAGEDASWLLELDELEEGYRGMRLEHIYDVVRACTSLVEKVEGNIEFSSPDLKGASQTVIQKIKSAAKGLPGAPSSWRALQGKLRRLLNLRIFDNRKAQPLRYDQMLHQGQVAIIDLSDTDSPQINNLVIAELLRGVHRHQDERYAQLERQPERQATPSSGADQTQAVKEGKGLVPVMVIIEEAHEFLSAERVRQMPTLFEQVARMARRGRKRWLGLVFVTQLPQHLPDEVLGLINNVVLHKITDANVISRLKRSIGGIDEGLWTRLPNLAPGQAIVALDGMIQPFLVAIDPTPCKLRMVD; this comes from the coding sequence ATGAAGAAGCAGCACGATGATTCCAACAATTCCCTCTGGCCCTTTGAGGAGCTGCCCCCGGCAAAACCCGCGCAGACGCAGCGTCATCGCAACGGCGCACCAGCAGAGGGCGCCGCGAAGCGGATTGAGGAGAAGGAAGACGGGAGAGGAGGAGGAGAAGAGACTATCAAGCCCTTCCCTCGCGAGGTCTTCGCGCGCCTCGCAGAGGATGCAGAGCACGCCGGCGGTGAATGGCAGGAGCGAGATTACGGCCCTGGCTATGTGGGTCAAACCCTGTTCGACACCCCGGCCAGCGAAGATAATACCGTGACTGTTGTCCTCCCGCAGGCCAATATCGGGAAAGTGCCTGCGCAGGCACCGGTCCGCATCGAGAGCACTGACGGGCGCTCCTACCTGGGGATCGTCGTCCGCGGGCCATTTGCCGAACCGGATGGCATCCGCGGCGACTCGCCAATCGTGGTCACGACTTCCGTCTACGGCACTGTTTTCCTGCCAGACTATCACGGGCGCGTCCAGGTCCAGCTCCTGGGCGAGGAGCTAGGAGGCAAAGGCGGCCAGCTGGTTCCGCAGCGCTTCCGCCCATTGCCCAAGAGCCCCGTCTACGTGCTCACCAGCGAAGAAATGGCCCGTGTGCTCAAATTGGACGGAGAAATCGAGCTGGGCCTGGCCATTGGCCATGAGGAGCTGGTCGTGCGCGTCCCCGCCAGGCGCAAGTCGCTCTGGTGTCGCCATGTCGGCATCCTCGGGACAACTGGCGGCGGCAAGTCAACGACCGTTTCCGGACTGGTGAGTCAGCTCCAGTGCCAGGGCTTCGCCACGATACTCATCGATACCGAAGGAGAATATACCACTATTGACGAACCGACGGACGATGCAACGATGCTCGCCGCTCTGGAGCGGCGCCGAAAGCAGCCTGCTGGCGTGGGGCAGGTCACTATCTATCATCTGGTAGGACGCCGCACCGCCAATCCGCAGCCGAAGCAGGCCACCGTCCAGCCCTTCTGTCTCCTGTTTGAGCAGCTCTCCCCGTATCTTGTGTGCGAGCTGCTGGAGATGACAGAGGCCCAGCAAGAGCGCTATCTACGTGCCTACGATATTACTAAGCAAATTTTGCATGAATTAAAAATCTCGCCGAGAGCTGGAGAAGATGCCAGCTGGCTGTTGGAGCTGGATGAGCTAGAGGAGGGATATCGAGGCATGCGCCTGGAGCACATCTATGATGTGGTCCGCGCCTGCACTTCCCTCGTCGAGAAGGTCGAGGGAAACATCGAGTTCAGTAGCCCAGACTTGAAAGGAGCCTCCCAGACCGTCATTCAGAAGATTAAGTCTGCAGCCAAGGGACTGCCAGGAGCGCCCTCGAGCTGGCGAGCCCTGCAGGGGAAGCTCAGGCGCTTGCTGAATCTGCGCATTTTCGATAATCGCAAGGCCCAGCCGCTGCGGTATGACCAGATGCTGCACCAAGGACAGGTTGCGATTATTGACCTCAGCGATACCGACTCGCCACAGATCAATAATCTGGTGATCGCCGAGCTGCTACGCGGAGTGCATCGCCATCAGGATGAGCGCTATGCCCAGCTCGAGCGACAGCCAGAGCGGCAGGCGACACCGTCGTCAGGAGCCGATCAGACGCAGGCCGTCAAAGAGGGCAAGGGATTGGTCCCTGTCATGGTGATCATCGAAGAAGCGCACGAGTTCCTGTCGGCGGAGCGTGTGCGCCAGATGCCAACCCTGTTCGAGCAGGTGGCTCGCATGGCCCGGCGGGGGCGTAAGCGCTGGCTGGGATTGGTCTTTGTGACTCAGCTACCGCAGCATCTGCCCGACGAGGTGTTGGGTCTCATTAACAATGTGGTTCTCCATAAGATCACCGATGCCAACGTGATCAGCCGTCTGAAGCGGAGCATCGGCGGCATCGATGAGGGACTCTGGACGCGGCTACCCAATCTGGCCCCAGGTCAGGCGATTGTTGCTCTGGATGGGATGATACAGCCTTTCCTGGTGGCCATCGATCCCACCCCTTGCAAGCTACGGATGGTCGATTAG
- a CDS encoding ABC transporter substrate-binding protein, producing MLRFSLTRPTLRATLVLVLFSLLLAACGGTSTGSSSGKVTITYLTHWSGPQVDQLNQAISTYEKLHPEVTVQVRTVPFGNLLTTITTQGSSASGPTIMGIYNLWLPQLVQDGLVAQAPTTFVQDIQRAYPQNVVSAVQVDGKTYGYPNEVDLYALNYNQALFREAGIANPPATWDELVSDAVKLTKRDSSGKILQQGFGVIISWNSGVVHPWLSLVDSDGGQLLSADHKPLLTSQAALDAANLYYQLIFQKKVTDPAMGQANASTTGPYLENFVAGKTAMIIMANWWESNLKAGMGARFSDVGTAPIPVGPHGSGSHSVSYSWSTVVNANADPAQQEAAWQFLQWLNGPQSGKNGSSAMGDILMGMGILPSRTSDLAAHQADLSEPFISTYVQQLKNSVPFPTVLGGDELTTSLQKSLEALMYGQSSPQQAMTQAQNNLSQILSRYYA from the coding sequence ATGCTACGCTTTTCACTTACGCGCCCGACGCTGCGAGCCACGCTCGTGCTGGTCCTCTTCTCCCTCCTGCTGGCTGCCTGCGGCGGCACCAGCACAGGCTCATCCTCCGGTAAAGTGACGATTACCTACCTGACGCACTGGTCGGGTCCCCAGGTTGACCAGCTCAACCAGGCTATCAGCACCTATGAAAAGTTGCATCCCGAAGTGACGGTCCAGGTGCGCACCGTGCCGTTCGGCAACCTTTTGACGACGATCACCACCCAGGGGAGCAGTGCCAGCGGGCCGACGATCATGGGGATCTACAATCTCTGGCTGCCTCAGCTCGTGCAGGACGGCCTGGTAGCCCAGGCCCCGACCACCTTTGTCCAGGATATCCAGCGGGCCTATCCGCAGAACGTCGTTTCCGCCGTTCAGGTCGACGGCAAGACCTATGGCTATCCCAACGAAGTTGATCTCTACGCTCTCAATTACAACCAAGCCCTCTTCCGCGAAGCCGGTATAGCCAACCCTCCGGCCACCTGGGACGAACTGGTCAGCGATGCTGTGAAACTGACCAAGCGCGACAGTTCCGGCAAGATTCTCCAGCAGGGCTTTGGCGTCATCATCAGCTGGAATAGCGGCGTCGTCCACCCGTGGCTCTCGCTCGTGGATTCGGACGGCGGCCAGCTCCTGTCTGCCGATCACAAGCCCCTCCTGACCAGCCAGGCGGCCCTTGATGCAGCGAACCTCTACTATCAGCTGATTTTCCAGAAGAAGGTCACCGATCCGGCGATGGGCCAGGCCAACGCCTCGACAACCGGACCCTATCTTGAGAACTTCGTCGCGGGCAAGACGGCGATGATTATTATGGCCAACTGGTGGGAGAGCAACCTCAAGGCCGGCATGGGAGCGCGCTTTAGCGATGTCGGCACGGCTCCTATTCCGGTGGGACCGCACGGCAGCGGCTCCCATAGCGTGTCGTATTCCTGGAGCACGGTCGTCAACGCCAATGCTGACCCGGCCCAGCAAGAGGCGGCCTGGCAGTTCTTGCAGTGGCTCAACGGCCCTCAGAGTGGCAAAAATGGCTCCTCGGCAATGGGTGATATCCTGATGGGGATGGGGATTCTGCCAAGTCGTACCTCGGATCTGGCGGCCCATCAGGCCGACTTGAGCGAGCCGTTCATCAGCACCTATGTCCAGCAGCTCAAGAACAGCGTTCCGTTCCCGACGGTGCTGGGTGGCGATGAACTCACGACCAGCCTGCAGAAGTCGCTGGAGGCGCTCATGTACGGCCAGAGTTCGCCTCAGCAGGCGATGACTCAGGCGCAGAACAACCTCAGCCAGATTCTTAGTCGCTACTATGCCTGA
- a CDS encoding RNA polymerase sigma factor, translating to MGLPVSPPSTQELEAVYQRLLAQDPTAPDDFAELVLDPLTAQLRLRYASVPDPQLIQDAVTDSVLTFLEHPERYRPERGSLWHYLMMNAEGDLRNALSRYQREQQRQLPLSSVALPLSAGNSSIEEVRPWQEAEARLALSAPPLQELLQRLRSETFTPIEWRIVVLMLQGERRTSAYAAELGLTYLSIEEQRKQVKRVKDRLRLRLKRHGVRFDEK from the coding sequence ATGGGTCTGCCAGTGTCACCCCCATCAACCCAGGAACTAGAGGCTGTCTATCAGCGTTTGCTCGCTCAAGATCCCACTGCACCGGACGACTTTGCGGAGCTGGTTCTTGATCCATTAACCGCTCAGCTGCGCCTGCGCTATGCCTCCGTTCCAGATCCTCAGTTGATTCAGGATGCCGTTACAGACTCAGTGCTGACGTTCCTTGAACACCCGGAGCGTTATCGGCCAGAGCGCGGCAGCCTGTGGCACTACCTCATGATGAATGCCGAAGGCGATCTTCGTAACGCCCTCAGCCGTTACCAACGCGAGCAGCAACGCCAGCTTCCTCTTTCTTCTGTCGCACTTCCCCTCTCAGCAGGGAATAGTTCCATAGAAGAGGTGAGGCCCTGGCAGGAAGCGGAAGCAAGGCTTGCGCTGAGTGCCCCACCGCTGCAGGAGCTGCTTCAGCGCCTGCGCAGCGAGACATTTACACCCATCGAATGGCGCATTGTCGTCCTCATGCTCCAGGGGGAGAGGCGGACAAGTGCCTACGCGGCGGAACTGGGACTGACATACTTGTCCATTGAGGAGCAGCGCAAGCAAGTCAAGCGAGTGAAGGATCGCTTGCGTCTACGACTCAAGAGGCACGGAGTACGCTTTGATGAGAAGTAA
- a CDS encoding ImmA/IrrE family metallo-endopeptidase has protein sequence MMISLPAWVTEEAAAFWRSVACAPTYPCDLAPIAGRAYPVAIFSLTRLSVERVERWLQQRGIAYCSSCAERPLHGCLIAVRGHGLIFVDRSDPPEEQRYTLAHELAHFLHDYLRPRQRAIRRLGPSILPVLDGERPPTFEERLNAILASCKLGFYLDLLPRTTADMERVSALLRAEREADRLALELLAPARRLLSQVDQQLQKGADSAERRHIARRLLVVTYGLPPAIAQGYATLLFPATTQRSIAHLLGFYN, from the coding sequence ATGATGATTTCCCTGCCGGCCTGGGTAACGGAGGAGGCCGCCGCTTTCTGGCGCTCCGTTGCCTGTGCGCCAACCTATCCCTGTGATCTGGCTCCGATCGCCGGACGCGCCTATCCGGTCGCGATCTTCTCGCTCACGCGCTTGAGCGTGGAGCGAGTTGAGCGCTGGCTGCAGCAGCGGGGAATCGCTTACTGCTCCAGCTGTGCTGAACGCCCGCTTCACGGTTGCCTCATCGCAGTGCGAGGACATGGATTGATCTTTGTGGATCGCAGCGATCCGCCCGAAGAGCAGCGCTATACCCTGGCCCACGAGCTAGCTCATTTTCTGCACGACTACCTCCGGCCCCGGCAACGCGCTATCCGGCGCCTGGGACCTTCGATTCTTCCTGTGCTCGATGGCGAGCGCCCTCCTACCTTCGAGGAGCGGCTTAATGCCATCCTGGCCAGCTGCAAGCTCGGCTTCTATCTGGACCTGTTACCGCGGACAACCGCAGATATGGAGCGGGTCAGTGCCCTGCTGCGCGCTGAGCGAGAGGCCGATCGCCTGGCCCTCGAACTGCTCGCACCCGCCAGGCGGCTGCTCTCGCAGGTCGACCAGCAGCTCCAGAAAGGCGCAGACTCGGCTGAGAGGAGGCACATCGCCCGGCGCCTGCTGGTTGTCACCTATGGCCTGCCGCCGGCCATTGCTCAGGGCTACGCCACGCTGCTCTTTCCGGCGACAACCCAGCGCTCTATCGCTCATCTGCTCGGCTTTTATAATTGA
- a CDS encoding carbohydrate ABC transporter permease, whose product MIQRQRSLIRSRSLATLGFLSPGLGLLIVFVAVPILLTAWISLHQGSMAIPYSRMRWVGFSNYATIFEQPIFRTALLNVFLYSLANLVIILPLSILLGLFLYQAQVYGRNVLRTVLFLPYMIPTVAVAIVWGYLYEPQYGPLNEILSWLHLPAQGWLGSVYEAMLSLVILNVWQTLGYYVVMVVAGLTEIPQEYYEAAALDGAGWWRRHWSITLPLLRRTLAFVFVILTINTLQVFDPVYVLTQGSPVNSTDVAAYEMYITAFNYGQAGLASAMAMVMLAIVLVLSLLQLRLFRSL is encoded by the coding sequence TTGATACAGCGGCAGCGCTCGCTGATCCGCTCCAGGTCGCTGGCCACGCTCGGTTTTCTCAGCCCGGGCCTGGGCTTACTGATCGTCTTTGTCGCAGTGCCGATTCTCTTAACGGCCTGGATCAGCTTGCATCAAGGCTCGATGGCCATTCCTTACTCGCGCATGCGCTGGGTCGGCTTCAGTAACTACGCGACCATCTTTGAACAGCCAATTTTTCGCACGGCTCTGCTCAATGTCTTTCTCTATTCGCTGGCCAATCTCGTGATCATTCTGCCGCTCTCTATTCTGCTCGGCCTTTTTCTGTACCAGGCCCAGGTTTACGGGCGCAATGTCTTGCGCACGGTCCTCTTCCTGCCCTATATGATACCGACGGTGGCGGTAGCCATTGTTTGGGGCTATCTCTATGAGCCTCAGTATGGCCCCCTCAATGAGATCCTGAGCTGGCTGCATTTGCCTGCGCAGGGCTGGCTAGGCTCCGTCTATGAAGCCATGCTCTCGCTGGTCATTTTGAATGTCTGGCAGACGCTGGGCTACTATGTGGTCATGGTGGTGGCGGGCCTGACAGAGATTCCCCAGGAGTATTACGAGGCCGCTGCTCTTGATGGGGCCGGCTGGTGGCGCCGTCACTGGTCTATTACCCTTCCCCTGCTACGGCGCACGCTGGCCTTTGTCTTTGTGATTCTGACCATCAATACGCTGCAGGTCTTCGATCCTGTCTATGTGCTGACGCAAGGCTCGCCGGTCAATTCAACCGATGTCGCTGCCTATGAGATGTACATCACAGCCTTTAACTATGGGCAGGCGGGACTGGCGAGCGCGATGGCGATGGTCATGCTGGCCATTGTGCTGGTGCTCTCCCTGCTCCAGCTGCGTCTCTTCCGCTCCCTGTGA